The Nicotiana sylvestris chromosome 6, ASM39365v2, whole genome shotgun sequence genomic sequence TAATCAGAGTTCTTTGGTTCGAGTTTGAACAAACTCTAGTAGAGAGCGCTTTCCCCTTAAAAAGACACTACATGATTGTATTAATTGATACAGTGAGTTCCAGAAAATATTACTTCAATTTAAATGACATATTTTTCttattagtctgttccaaaaagaatgacacatttatgtatttggaaacaatttaactttaaacttttcattttacccattttacccttaatgagaagattTTATATCCACACAAATGACATGGACTCATAAAGCTTTTGCCACTTAATCTTTTAGGACCACAtatttcaaaagtttttttttctttcttaaattttcTGTTAAGTCAAACTAAATCATCTATACTGAAACAGAGCGAGTATATTGTTAATCTGTGCACTTTTCTACTTCTCATTTCTCTCAGATCATCATAAGAGGGAGTACGAAATTCGTGTTGCGACTATAGGTTTGTGTCAAAACCCAAACAAGGGTATGCACACTAAACGCATGGGACAAATCAGCTCACTTATTCAAGTTAATTAGGCTGTAATTATCATTTGATAATAGTTTATTAATTTGAGTAACGTAATTAACTAAGTCAAAAGAGCTAGATATACAATGACAAATAACAAATTAGATTCGAAAAGTAAATTTAACTAGATGCCGTACGTaactttaacaatttattttcatGACACTCCGTCTAGTTGTTACGTTGTACTAATTTAACCACACTTAGACAAACTTCCAAAGCCGAATATAAGACAGTGACTGATTACATCAACTTAGCTGAGATTACAAAGCAGTTACTCGATATTACGGACGTCTTAATGGACCCTACGCGGTGCAAATTACAAAATCTAAATTAGTCGAGTCAGTAGGTCTCAAATAACGAGTGTATAAAGCTATAAAAGATTATATTGACATCATAAGTCATGGCGTGTTATTGGCTATACATGGCATTTTTGTTGAATTTGTGGAAATGGAATTTTTCAACGTATAAAGGATCATCGTTTTATGCATAAGGCAAAAACAAGCTGTTAAAGAGGCCACTAAACAAAAACTACTAATCTCATTAGCTTTCTCTTTATCTTTCTCAACAAAAACCCATTTTTTCCTATCATTCTCAAGAGTTTTGCTTAGCAAAAAAGACTTTTTTTTAGTCATAGTTTTGTGGAAATGGAGAAAAAAGAAAGTTATTCAGATCACAAGAAAGGTGGCCTTAAAACAATGCCTTTTGTTATCGGTATGTAATTTCATTCTTTTAATTAGTTCTTTGTTATATTGAAAAAGAGAGGGGTAGCCTTGACGTAACTGGTAAACTTATCATGTGACAAGGAGATCACGGGTTCCAGCAGTGGAAACAGCCTtttgcagaaatgcaaggtaaggctGTGTACAATAGAACCTTGTGGTCTTGCCCTCCCATGAACCCGCGCATAGCagaagcttagtgcaccgggctgcccttttttatATCGAAAAAGAATgacgatttttttttatttgaaaataatttgacTTTAAACTTCTATTTATTCTTAATGTAGTGCTTTTTTATAGACATAGAAATGTCATGATAGGTTCAAGACCACGAACGGTGGaagtctttctttctttgttaatCCGTATCCAATTAATAAATACCATCATATAAAATGAAATAGAAGGAGTACTACGCATTTGAATGGAAATGTTGAAACTGATAACAAGCAATTTTTCGACGTTAATGATTATGTTTGTGGTTTTGATGATAACAGCAAATGAGGCATTGGACAAGGTTGCAAGTGTAGGACTGCATGCAAATATGATATTGTACCTGAAAAATGAGTATCACTTAAGTAATGCTACAGGGGCAAGTATTCTTTTCTGGTGGAATGCCATATCCAATTTCACTCCCATTTTTGGAGCTTTTCTTTCTGATTCTTATTTGGGTCGTTATTATGTCATTGCTTTAGGGACATTCATTAGCCTTATCGTGAGTACACTATTCTCCTCTCTATTTTTCTAGTTCTTTGCCGTTTACATTGAAATTTATTACTAGACGCAGGTTAGAACGGGTTCAACTGAACATATTatcttttatttgaattattcaTATAGTGCGAGTTTCTCATCCTTTACCATGTGGTGAGGGATCGAATACCACCTATATGTAATGTTCCCCTCCCCATCCCCGTAATAATAACATTTTTTTTAGAATgtctatatatacaaaaaatatgtgtcttACAATATTTGGTATCTATATAGCATTTGGATTATATTTGgtcgatttttttttaaaaaagcatttgaagttgaaattgaaataaaagtaTTTTGAAGTTGGAATTGTGTCTGAACGATAAATTTAACACTATATTTTCTCTGGTAGGGGATGGTGGCTCTGTGGTTAACAGCTATACTAAAAGAAGCAAGACCACATCCTTGCAAATTAGAATCAGAAAATTGTCAAAAACCAGACATTGGCCAGTTAGTATTTCTGTTTTCATCATTTGCATTAATGGCCATAGGAGCTGGTGGAATTAGGCCATGTTCATTAGCCTTTGGTGCTGACCAATTTGACAATCCTGACAATCCCAATAATGGAAGAATCTTGCAAAGTTTCTTCAATTGGTAATTCTGTTGTACTTGTTTCTCTTATTATTCATGTTATTCACTATATCTTAATATGTTCGTCAGAATCGAAACCAGGATTTTAACATGATGGGGCACCACTATTTAGCTCAACCAGTATCCTCTAAAGGCTTTTAGTGTTCAAGGTGTCAACTTATTTATATAATCATTTTAAGGTATATGCATATACTTATACAAGATTTCTGCCGAAGTTTATGGGGTCCGGTGACCCCTCAACACTACACATAGGTCCGCCTTTGATGTTCGTCCTTTATTCTCTATTATTAATTATGAATATTCTCAGAATCTAGATAGATCTAGATAAAAGATAGAAAATGACAGAGTTGAAATCCGTGTACAATATGTAACAACTGAAATGTACCCCTAGTGTTAGATTAACCTTATTATGATATTGAGATTCATACAGTCGATCCAACTAGCTTGGCGTTAAGACAtagttattattattgttatttactGTGAATATTATGTTTATATGCTATTTTCGCGACAGGTATTACGCATCAGTTGGGATATCAATACTGATTTCAGTGACAGTTATAGTGTATATTCAGACACAATTTGGTTGGGTGGTGGGTTTTGGAGTGCCTACAGGACTTATGTTTTTGGCAACTATTATGTTCCTTTTGGGTTCTGCACTTTTCATTAGGATAAAAGCAAACAAGAGTTTGCTTACTAGTTTTGCTCAAGTTGTTGTTGTGGCTTGGAAAAACAAACACCTTTCTCTGCCTCCTGTGGATTCTAATGGGTGGTATTATCATGAAAAGGATTCAAGATTTACTTTTCCAACCCATAAACTAAGGTACTTTCCtcggatttaagttatatacactgACGTTGTAACaaaattttacaatttattttttgTCGTATTCCATAGGTTTCTAAATAAGGCGTGCATCGTTAGAAATCCCGAGGAAGATTTGAATCCAAATGGAACAGCTTCAAATCCGTGGAACCTTTGTACAATTCAACAAGTAGAAGAATTCAAAGCCTTGATCAAAGTTATCCCAATGTGGTCTACAGGAATTATGATAGCGGTAACACTAAGCCAACATGCATTTCCTGTGCTACAAGCAAATACAATGGACAGACATTTAGtaaaaggtagtaattttaaaattccagcaggttcgtatggtGCATTTGGGATTCTCACATTAACAATATGGATAGCCATCTATGACCGAATCCTCGTCCCCTGGATCTCAAAATTCACAGAAAAACCTCGCGGATTGACTTTCAAGCAACGTATGGGGATCGGGTTGTTACTTTCTTGTGCATCTCAGGGAGCTGCAGCGTTAGTGGAAAGAGAAAGACGAGCACGAGCCCTTAATGAAGGGCTCGCGAACCATCCCTTGTCACAAGTGGATATGTCAGCAATGTGGCTAGTACCGCAACATTGTTTAActggtctagctgaggcattcaacgCGATTGGACAAATAGAATTTTATTATTCACAATTTCCTAAGAGCATGGCTAGTATTGGAGTGGCATTATTTGCTTTAGGGATGGGATTTGGAAATGTTTTTGGAAGTCTAATTGTTGAAATTGTTGATCATGTTTCAAGTAGAGGAGGGAAAGTGAGTTGGGTATCAAATAACTTGAATTTAGGtcattatgattattactattggGTTCTTTGCTTATTGAGTGTTGGGAATTTGTTCTACTTCATTGTGTGTGCTTGGGCTTATGGATCTGATGAAGATACAAGAATTTGGGAGGAAGATCAAGctgcaaagaaaggagaaattgTCATGTTATAGATAATTTTTAGAAGTCGAATTGCTTAAATAGCTGGCCAGATTCACTGTTTATTTTTCCACCGGTATACGTCAATTATACATTGGTTATATACTGTTATACACTTATTCTACATATGTATACATTCGCTTGCTACTTTTAATTTAAGTGATTGAGTGAGCGACTATTATACTCTGTTGCAAATTTTGTTCAGTTTCACACTTTCATGCCTATGTTCGTTTTCTTGATCTCTTATGAAAAATGTGAAAATGTCATTGTAAAGTGACACCTTTTTGTATTGACACAGATAaacttttattttcaattttaagGTCAGAGTCAAACAAAAGTCTATTTCTTCCCATATGTATAATTAAGAGAAAATGTTAAAAGGTCTAAAGCATAAGTTTAGTGAAGAATTTGCTCTTAATTGAGGAGGTAAGGTAAACATGCTCCCTCCAGATTGCTAATATTCTTCTCTTCAATTAAGCTTTATAAGTCTTGAGTGAAGAATTTTAATGTCTTCAACTTGACTTCCGTACATAtaattaaacaatttttaaagaattattaaatattatattgagTGTATGTAATGGTACTTTACACTCCTTTATAGttgtggagctacctctacccaGCTATAAAAAAAATGTAGCTCTTAAAATATCTTGCTAATTGAGCGGTATGAGAATTTTAATCTTTTTAAGTTACTgagttttaaataaataatttgcacatattcaatgaatttcttaagacaaatatAGAATCTGGACCAAATTTACTAAGTTCGTCCGAACTTGAAATCTACACATTAACGTCGCCAGTAATTACTATATTGGTCTGATTAATTAACAGCATCGGGGTGGTGGCGCAGTTGGCTAGCGCGTAGGTCTCATAGCTAAAGAGTAATCCTGAGGTCGAGAGTTCGAGCCTCTCTCACCCCATTcattatttttctatttctttcttATATTCGCATTTCTGCTTCTTCTCGCTATGTGTATCGGAAGTCTGGTAAGATAAATGAAACCCTTGCCATACGCCTCCAAATATTAAGGGCCCCAAAATTATAAAATACTACTATATCACTATTATATTACAtatcaggggatcggggagattgacgaggatgtcacatacCGTATAAGGGTGgagtggatgaagtggaggttagcatcgggagtcttgtgtgacaagaaagtgtcaccgttactaaaaggtaagttttatagagcagtggttaggtctgctatgttatatggaactgaatgttggccggtaaagaactcacacatccagaagatgaaagtagcagagatgaggatgttgaggtggatgtgcgggcatacaaggatggataagattaggaatgaagatattcgagagaaggtgggcgtggcccccatggaggacaagatgcgggaagtaagactcagatggttcgggcacattcagaggaggagcactgatgcaccggtgaggaggtgtgagcgactggctgtagtgggcacgcggagaggtagagggcgacctaagaagtattggggagaggtgatcagacaggacatggcgcgacttaggattactgaggacatggcccttgacagagaATTatagaggtcgagcattaaggttgcaGGTTAGgagctttacctgctagtttttactataccagtcatctatttcatatttcgtattgtgtatttcatatttcttataaagctattattttattatgcatttttatggtactaatatatcgtctcctgatgctttttttgagccgagggtctcctggaaacagcctctctacccttcggtgtaggggtaaggtctgcgtacatattaccctccccagaccccacttgtaggattatactgggtcgttattgttgttgttgttaaacaaatattattattaataaaataaataaatttttacaCTTTTTAAATTTGACTGAGATTGCATGATTGAGTAAGTAAAAACAATCACAAATTTTCTCTATCATTAAATTATACAGATATTTACCTTCTCATTAATTCtaactttttttctcttttatgtaCACTCTTTTTGTCCTTCATATGTTTAACAATTTCACTCTTTAATTTCAACTCAAATTATCTGAATTTAGCTATTTCTTTTTATCATAATTGATTGATCAATATATCAGAAAGCAAGTTCTTTTGTATCTTATCTTTTATAACTAAAAAATTCTTGAGGGCAATGGCACAAGATTCGAACTCGATGGATAATGTATCCACTTCTCTACGATTTTTCACTTAAATATCATACTCTTGTCCATGAGAGAGTTTGAAATTGTGATGTCAGTCTAACCTCATCATGTGTTGCGCTTTATCACTAGACCAAAGTCATGTGGGGTTCTTTTGTGACTCATTATAATATAAATGTTATGAAAATTTAAGGGGCTTTAATATATTTTGGCTTTAGATCACCAAATTCTTTGAGCTGCTCTTGAATTCAACATATAgtgtatataaaaataaaaaaaataaaaattaaaaacttaTCTACACAATATAATTTTTGGACGAAAAGTCGTCAAAAGTGGTTCCGCCACtctaattgaaaaatattttgacaATTGCTCTAACATATCCTCCCATTGCATGCTAATTTTTGACTTGGTTCGTAAGTTGTTCAAGGTCTTCCATTATGCCAAAGACTTGCTAGTgggatcatatatatatatatatatcatgacaAATTTGAACTTCAGCATTTCATATTAAGATTTTGAGTGCCAATTCAGCATCTTACACACTTTTGTGCCTTAAAAATATTCAAATGATGACATCCACTCAAATAGCactcttatcttctctcttttctcATGTTCCAAAAATGATAAATATTCTACCAATGAACCATATCTTTTCGTCCTTTATTTGGTGGTTAAAACTTAAAATCCACAAGACTTGGGCCCATTTTAACTCTCAAATTGCTTCAAGTTGTTGGTATTGTGACACTTTTCACAAGGGAAAATTCTTTTTTGGCTTTGGGAATTGAGAGATCTTTTACTTTCAAGATTTTATATTCTATCTAGAGTTGAGAACAAATCCAACAATCGATCCATGGATTCAACAGAATTCAGTGCTTCGAGATCAATCTTTATATATATGTAAAGACAAGTATATATAAAACTAGATATATATTTTAGAACTCATTTTCTTAAATCAGAGCCACAACTTATAAATTCTGAACCTGACACCATTGAATAGTAACTTTAGGCATGAAGAAACTATCCCATAGACAATTTTAAGGCATGCTACAAGAATACTACTAATTTTTTGGTTGTTAAATAATTATCCTAGTAGGGTTCTTGCCAGTCTGCAAGAATTTCTTGTCCCTTTACTTCAATCCTTTTATTTTGCCCACCCCTAAAAAAAACTACCTTGTAACTATTATTGGAATTTCTAGTAAAAAGAAGTGAATCACATCAAATTATTAAACTTTTCCACCTCTGCCCATCTTCTCATTCTTTGACATTCACCATTTATATTACTTTTCCCATAATATACTACAAGTAAATTTGTCATGTCACTCAAAAACAAGATACAAGTGGAAGTCAATAATACATTCATATGCTTTTATTTATGTTGTAACCATTATCTTTGGCTGTGATAAAGACTCATAAGAGTCTGGTACTTTTCCTCACAAAAGCTTTTGAAAATCTCATGGTACACAGTACATTTAGGAGTTACTAATAAAAATATATTGGATTTATCATGTGACAATTCCTGGCTAGGGAACACACAACATTGGCTTCTTATTCTGAGGGGCTGGGGTAGTGCTGGAGCTATTACCGAAAAATTATACTGCGTATTTTTTATGTATTTATATAACTAGTTGAATTCACTTTACATAAAGAAAATTTTTAATGTACTATTTTTTGAATCCCCTTGTTATTTCTGACTCCGCTACTAAGCTAAGGTAGTTCGCAATCACAAATTTATTGACAATGATACTAAAAAATGGACAGCTCGATGCATGAAATATCTCGCGCTCATGCAAGTCCGGGAAAGTGCTACACCCCGAGGGGTATGAGTAGGCAGCCTACCCTAAATCAAACATCAGTAGTTAATTCCACGGTTCGAACTCATGCCCTGTAGGTCACATGGAAACAACTTTATCGCTGCTCCAAAGCTCCCGTCATTACTTACAATGGTACTCTAGTAAGTAATAATTAGAATGCTATAAGACATTGGACCTCT encodes the following:
- the LOC104224740 gene encoding protein NRT1/ PTR FAMILY 1.2-like, with the translated sequence MEKKESYSDHKKGGLKTMPFVIANEALDKVASVGLHANMILYLKNEYHLSNATGASILFWWNAISNFTPIFGAFLSDSYLGRYYVIALGTFISLIGMVALWLTAILKEARPHPCKLESENCQKPDIGQLVFLFSSFALMAIGAGGIRPCSLAFGADQFDNPDNPNNGRILQSFFNWYYASVGISILISVTVIVYIQTQFGWVVGFGVPTGLMFLATIMFLLGSALFIRIKANKSLLTSFAQVVVVAWKNKHLSLPPVDSNGWYYHEKDSRFTFPTHKLRFLNKACIVRNPEEDLNPNGTASNPWNLCTIQQVEEFKALIKVIPMWSTGIMIAVTLSQHAFPVLQANTMDRHLVKGSNFKIPAGSYGAFGILTLTIWIAIYDRILVPWISKFTEKPRGLTFKQRMGIGLLLSCASQGAAALVERERRARALNEGLANHPLSQVDMSAMWLVPQHCLTGLAEAFNAIGQIEFYYSQFPKSMASIGVALFALGMGFGNVFGSLIVEIVDHVSSRGGKVSWVSNNLNLGHYDYYYWVLCLLSVGNLFYFIVCAWAYGSDEDTRISTTAAATEEEEEEEEEEEEEEE